The proteins below are encoded in one region of Helianthus annuus cultivar XRQ/B chromosome 2, HanXRQr2.0-SUNRISE, whole genome shotgun sequence:
- the LOC110896150 gene encoding protein FAR1-RELATED SEQUENCE 5-like, producing the protein MIRIKLNDAKKYELYHFTEAHNHDFVHEEDLDLRKENRCVNRAHEEMINKMSNLNIGPVRAFNIMKKVCGGFDKVGATEVDFKNFKKELNLFIEEFDAEMYNMMFVPFTGIDNNNRNITLGAAILGSETAETYGWLLKVGATLCSNTDFRKRLSAVVWTDSLLPEAFETEWAAILNEFGLTDHEWLTYIYGLRESWIPAYYREEEMSGLMRTSSRSESENHFFGKISNPKCTLVEFLSHFDTVIEAQRHEHRKNDHDTRYTNPEPWSEFVLEKQAVQIHTRTIFFDVQLEIQHAIHRCTSVRLGHPSDLYTVFFGYAMLKVMIREEDVTIKCNCNRILDVREFPRQYILRRWMREVMPNSSPRSILTDGGDPDRSEEVNRCVREISHATEYVVNKLISKFDQLCTFREHIKQFMSVTDEAQINAPLKTRRNRFAELLGVAPVSTTTIRVPVGTRFKGCGSHKRLKSQKERTISQSGSTSRDAEGNAATTVEAAAATIVEGDGPGSNDVDDVFYTSGNDADLDDEDMAE; encoded by the exons ATGATCAGAATAAAGCTGAACGATGCCAAGAAGTATGAGCTATATCATTTCACAGAGGCGCACAATCATGATTTTGTGCACGAAGAAGATTTAGATCTTCGTAAGGAAAACAGATGTGTTAATCGTGCGCACGAAGAGATGATAAATAAGATGTCAAATCTTAACATTGGTCCTGTTCGAGCATTTAATATCATGAAGAAAGTGTGTGGCGGGTTCGACAAAGTCGGTGCGACCGAAGttgatttcaaaaatttcaaaaaagaaTTAAATCTGTTCATCGAAGAGTTTGATGCTGAAAT gtaTAACATGATGTTTGTCCCTTTCACTGGGATTGATAATAATAACAGGAACATTACACTTGGTGCTGCAATTCTTGGGTCTGAAACGGCAGAGACGTATGGTTGGTTACTTAAG GTAGGGGCTACCCTATGTTCAAATACCGATTTCAGGAAAAGATTGTCTGCAGTTGTTTGGACTGATTCTTTATTGCCCGAAGCGTTTGAGACTGAATGGGCAGCTATCTTAAATGAGTTTGGATTAACTGACCATGAATGGTTGACGTATATATACGGGCTCCGTGAATCATGGATTCCAGCTTATTATCGCGAAGAAGAAATGTCTGGACTTATGCGGACATCATCTAGATCCGAAAGCGAGAATCACTTTTTTGGCAAGATTAGCAATCCAAAGTGCACTTTGGTTGAATTTCTTAGCCACTTCGACACAGTTATCGAAGCGCAAAGACATGAGCATCGAAAAAACGATCATGACACTCGATACACCAACCCTGAGCCGTGGAGTGAGTTTGTTCTTGAGAAGCAAGCAGTTCAGATACATACCAGAACTATATTTTTTGACGTCCAGCTTGAGATTCAACATGCAATTCATCGTTGTACTAGTGTCAGATTAGGTCAT CCATCTGACTTATACACTGTGTTTTTTGGATATGCAATGTTAAAGGTTATGATACGTGAGGAGGATGTAACTATTAAATGTAACTGCAACAG GATTCTTGATGTAAGGGAGTTTCCGAGACAATATATATTGAGGCGATGGATGCGTGAAGTTATGCCAAATAGTTCCCCCAGGTCCATTCTTACTGATGGCGGTGATCCAGATCGTAGCGAGGAGGTCAACCGTTGTGTCCGTGAGATTAGTCACGCAACTGAGTATGTCGTGAACAAGTTGATTTCAAAATTTGATCAGTTGTGTACTTTTCGTGAACATATTAAGCAGTTTATGTCAGTCACTGATGAAGCTCAGATAAATGCACCTCTAAAGACACGACGTAATCGATTTGCTGAACTGCTGGGGGTTGCTCCAGTGAGCACGACCACTATCCGTGTTCCAGTTGGTACCAGGTTCAAGGGCTGTGGTTCCCATAAACGCCTCAAATCTCAAAAGGAGCGTACCATAAGTCAGTCTGGAA GCACTTCGCGGGATGCTGAAGGTAATGCTGCTACAACCGTGGAAGCTGCTGCTGCTACAATTGTTGAAGGTGATGGTCCTGGTTCCAACGATGTTGATGATGTGTTTTACACATCGGGGAATGATGCAGATCTGGATGACGAAGACATGGCAGAGTAG
- the LOC110922258 gene encoding lysophospholipid acyltransferase 1, whose protein sequence is MEMESMASAIGVSVPVLRFLLCFVATIPVSFFHRLVPGGATARHLYAAVTGALLSYISFGFSSNLHFFVPMLISYGSMVVVRKWCGVISFLSAMGYLIGCHVYYMSGDAWKEGGIDATGSLMVITLKVISCAINYNDGLLKEADLRESQKKNRILKLPSLIEYVGYCLCCGSHFAGPVYEIKDYLDWTERKGIWTKSEKGTPSPFLPTLRAILQAGFCMGLYLYLSPSYPLSRFSEPIYQEWGFVKRLTVQYMSGFTARWKYYFIWSISEASIIISGFGFSGWTDSSPPKARWDRAKNVDVLGVEFAKSSVELPLVWNIQVSTWLRHYVYDRLVQKGKKPGFFQLLATQTVSAVWHGLYPGYLIFFVQSALMIAGSRAIYRWQQAVPPTVKKFLMLMNFAYTLLVLNYSCIGFMVLSLHETLAAYGSVYYVGTIIPVALILLGNIIKPKSARSKARKEQ, encoded by the exons ATGGAAATGGAATCAATGGCGTCGGCGATCGGAGTATCAGTTCCGGTACTCCGCTTCCTCCTCTGTTTCGTCGCCACCATCCCCGTCAGCTTCTTCCACCGCCTCGTCCCCGGCGGCGCCACCGCCCGCCACCTCTACGCCGCCGTTACCGGCGCTCTGCTCTCCTACATTTCATTTGGGTTCTCTTCGAACCTGCACTTCTTCGTGCCCATGTTGATTAGTTATGGATCAATGGTTGTGGTCAGGAAATGGTGTGGTGTGATTTCGTTCTTGTCGGCTATGGGGTACCTCATTGGATG CCATGTATACTACATGAGCGGAGATGCATGGAAGGAAGGCGGAATTGATGCTACAG GATCGCTTATGGTGATAACATTGAAAGTGATTTCATGTGCCATTAATTACAACGATGGATTATTAAAAGAAGCAGATCTTCGTGAATCCCAAAAGAAAAACCGCATACTTAAGTTGCCATCTTTAATCGAATATGTGGGATATTGCTTATGCTGCGGAAGTCACTTCGCTGGTCCGGTTTACGAAATCAAAGATTATTTGGATTGGACCGAAAGAAAGGGG ATTTGGACAAAGTCCGAGAAAGGCACACCATCACCATTTTTGCCAACACTACGAGCGATTCTCCAAGCGGGTTTCTGTATGGGTTTGTATTTATATCTATCGCCTTCGTATCCGCTTTCAAGATTCAGTGAGCCGATATATCAAGAATGGGGATTTGTGAAACGTCTGACCGTCCAATACATGTCGGGCTTCACCGCGCGTTGGAAATATTATTTCATTTGGTCTATCTCAGAAGCTTCTATCATTATTTCGGGCTTCGGTTTCAGTGGCTGGACTGACTCTTCTCCACCCAAAGCCCGATGGGACCGTGCGAAAAACGTTGATGTTTTGGGTGTTGAGTTTGCAAAGAGTTCGGTTGAGTTACCACTCGTGTGGAATATCCAAGTCAGCACATGGCTTCGTCACT ATGTTTATGACAGACTTGTTCAAAAGGGAAAGAAGCCTGGCTTTTTCCAATTGTTAGCAACACAAACTGTTAGCGCTGTCTGGCAT GGATTATATCCTGGGTACTTGATATTCTTTGTTCAATCTGCTTTGATGATTGCCGGGTCAAGAG CCATTTACAGATGGCAGCAGGCGGTTCCGCCAACCGTTAAGAAGTTTTTGATGCTCATGAACTTTGCTTACACGCTTCTTGTTCTTAACTACTCCTGCATAGGTTTTATG GTATTAAGCCTACACGAAACACTGGCTGCATACGGAAGTGTATACTACGTTGGAACCATCATTCCAGTGGCGTTGATCCTCCTCGGGAACATAATCAAGCCAAAATCGGCCCGATCCAAAGCCCGGAAAGAGCAGTGA